Proteins encoded together in one Vigna angularis cultivar LongXiaoDou No.4 chromosome 5, ASM1680809v1, whole genome shotgun sequence window:
- the LOC108340487 gene encoding uncharacterized protein LOC108340487, whose product MFRFSCFHANVHGNKTKKTVQPSTEVMLKTYQDAAQNQRRKDSSNPPSAYSPLLKEQADQQIDVTGIHISNWDSVERSCRSEDMSSKFSFENDSQVNQPRPVMKKSQSLQSVLDQGIRDGDEDMGLSCDDAKSPIESKMSTSKKYHNGNPVDQYGSNPNIEFAASSGFANDASLFSIGDPTPSDKDAREISDTPLSGEYVGDIPDQTSVPGSVSLRKSHSSPNIRASILSTEKDAFRRALSRSCEDLHALSMRHKEEFINDFNDQIRGDQERENDMGKTEDGHMDNLFDDGFDSYLLTGSAKDWVMPLTYDTGDSKTLQGDSSVEFPNKDFKIKRIEDWVIGLQHCGPPVEETNEVLPEVVKPLADVNTVNGVTAAIVDHKATPGMDAAKRYISSLGPNATTAQLANHGLVVIPFLSAFVSLKVLNLSGNAIVRITAGALPRGLHALNLSRNKISTIEGLRELTRLRVLDLSYNRILRIGHGLASCSSLKELYLAGNKISEVEGLHRLLKLSILDLRFNKISTAKCLGQLAANYNSLQAINLDGNPAQKNVGDEQMKKYLQGLLPQLVYYNRQPIKVSTLKDGAERSVRLGMNSHQFDRSLRSDRKTTRKSSQGGVGSRRSVATSTHVRRNVDSPKVSRGKQALPPSRTKVPTHTRHQFEASTKVLNVTPKLSMRKSRSEGNFGAL is encoded by the exons ATGTTTAGATTTTCTTGTTTCCATGCTAATGTACACGGCAATAAAACAAAG AAAACAGTTCAACCTTCTACTGAAGTAATGTTGAAGACTTATCAAGATGCTGCCCAAAATCAACGCCGTAAAGATTCATCTAATCCTCCAAGCGCATATTCACCCCTTCTGAAAGAACAAGCAGACCAGCAAATAGATGTGACAGGGATTCATATTAGCAATTGGGATTCAGTTGAGCGCAGTTGTAGGTCAGAGGATATGAGTAGCAAGTTTTCCTTTGAAAATGACAGTCAAGTTAACCAACCTAGGCCTGTTATGAAGAAGAGTCAGTCTCTTCAAAGTGTGCTTGATCAAGGCATAAGGGATGGTGATGAAGATATGGGGCTGTCGTGTGATGATGCCAAAAGCCCAATTGAGTCAAAGATGTCAACTTCCAAAAAGTATCATAATGGAAACCCTGTTGATCAGTATGGAAGTAATCCAAACATTGAGTTTGCTGCCAGTTCAGGTTTTGCAAATGATGCCTCACTTTTTTCAATTGGAGACCCAACACCTTCTGATAAAGACGCCCGTGAAATTTCTGACACTCCTTTATCTGGTGAATATGTTGGTGACATTCCTGACCAGACTTCTGTTCCTGGTAGTGTATCACTACGGAAGTCACATTCTTCACCCAATATCAGAGCTTCCATACTTTCTACTGAAAAAGATGCTTTTAGACGTGCATTGTCAAGATCCTGTGAGGATCTTCATGCTTTAAGCATGAGGCACAAAGAGGAATTCATCAACGACTTTAATGATCAAATTAGGGGAGAtcaagaaagagagaatgacATGGGAAAAACTGAAGATGGACATATGGACAACCTCTTTGATGATGGTTTCGATTCTTATCTGCTTACTGGTTCAGCAAAAGACTGGGTAATGCCATTGACATATGATACAGGTGATTCCAAAACCCTTCAAGGAGATTCCTCAGTTGAATTTCCTAACAAGGATTTCAAGATTAAGCGCATTGAAGATTGGGTTATTGGTCTGCAGCATTGTGGACCACCCGTAGAGGAAACAAATGAAGTGCTGCCTGAAGTTGTTAAGCCTTTAGCTGATGTTAACACAGTAAATGGTGTGACTGCTGCCATTGTAGATCACAAGGCCACTCCAGGAATGGATGCAGCTAAAAGATATATATCTTCTCTGGGGCCTAATGCCACTACCGCTCAGCTGGCTAATCATGGGTTGGTTGTGATCCCCTTTTTGAGCGCATTCGTCAGTTTGAAAGTGCTCAATCTGTCTGGAAATGCTATCG TGAGGATAACTGCTGGTGCTCTTCCCCGTGGACTTCACGCACTGAATTTGTCTAGAAACAAGATCTCCACTATCGAAGGATTACGCGAACTTACAAGACTTCGTGTCCTAGACCTCAGTTACAACCGTATATTAAGAATTGGACATG GCCTTGCATCCTGCTCATCTCTGAAAGAGTTGTACCTGGCTGGAAACAAGATCAGCGAAGTGGAGGGTCTGCACCGTCTCTTAAAATTAAGCATCCTGGATCTCCGTTTTAACAAGATTTCAACAGCCAAATGTCTGGGCCAACTTGCAGCAAACTATAACTCTTTGCAAGCTATCAACTTGGATGGGAACCCTGCCCAGAAAAATGTTGGAGATGAACAGATGAAGAAATATCTGCAGGGCCTTCTACCCCAACTCGTCTACTACAATCGGCAGCCTATAAAAGTGAGCACTTTGAAGGATGGAGCAGAACGGTCGGTTCGGCTAGGAATGAATTCTCATCAGTTTGATCGCAGCCTTAGGTCGGATCGCAAGACCACAAGGAAGAGTAGCCAAGGTGGTGTTGGCTCACGGAGGTCAGTGGCCACTTCCACTCATGTTCGAAGAAATGTGGATTCACCAAAAGTATCCAGAGGCAAGCAAGCTCTGCCACCATCTAGAACCAAAGTACCAACCCACACTCGCCATCAGTTTGAAGCCTCCACCAAAGTATTGAACGTGACCCCAAAGCTCTCCATGCGCAAGAGTCGCAGCGAGGGAAATTTTGGAGCTCTGTGA